A window from Schistosoma haematobium chromosome 3, whole genome shotgun sequence encodes these proteins:
- the KLHL18 gene encoding Kelch-like protein 18 (EggNog:ENOG410VD4Q~COG:T): MRRDGKLCDVTLIADNNRFTAHKIVLAATIPFFNGMFLSNMAESTKSEVTIHGVDACALEAFIGYAYTGLVQINPRNVQSILIGANFLQLNNVRNICCRYISESDVFWMFFHRLNVDIVLPIRNLAQSYLCTDLVSACEAYIYKHFEDIARTTSFFNLEGCELMELLESDELNVSSEERLFHIIMSWVEFETKSNSDTETNSVISESVNVIELPEYYDSNVHSIKPSVSSEIGHRNSCCNGSLHSTHHFHSCHCSTQIFNSKPRTDFLPCLLRRIRLPLIPVSYIFSVISRHDLIRKDIRCRDILDEVRDVLLMSWKTSEFFNCRPRKCQDIFGVIYAVGGWNTDLECHGIVETYHPSLGRWELSESMISKRSRIGVVALNGLLYAIGGFDGNSRLRTTEVYNPKTGKWATVASMICRRSAAGAAAYDGCLYVCGGFDGQTSLRTCEMYIPEQDT; the protein is encoded by the exons ATGCGAAGAGACGGAAAACTGTGCGACGTCACTTTGATT GCGGATAATAATCGCTTCACTGCACACAAGATTGTTTTGGCCGCCACTATACCATTCTTCAATGGAATGTTTCTAAGTAACATGGCAGAATCTACTAAAAGCGAGGTCACTATCCACGGAGTTGACGCTTg TGCTTTAGAAGCGTTCATTGGTTATGCTTATACTGGCTTAGTTCAAATCAACCCTCGTAATGTTCAGTCAATTTTAATCGGTGCCAATTTTTTACAGCTTAATAATGTTCGTAACATCTGTTGCAGATATATCAGTGAAAG TGATGTTTTTTGGATgttttttcacagattgaatgTCGACATAGTCTTACCGATAAGAAATCTCGCCCAGAGCTATCTATGTACAGACTTGGTATCTGCTTGTGAGGCATATATCTACAAACATTTCGAAGATATCGCACGCACAACTTCATTTTTCAACCTTGAAGGATGCGAATTGATGGAATTACTGGAGTCAGATGAACTGAATGTCAGCAGTGAAGAACGCTTGTTTCATATAATTATGTCTTGGGTTGAATTTGAAACAAAGTCCAATTCTGATACTGAGACGAACTCTGTTATATCAGAGTCTGTTAACGTAATTGAGCTACCTGAATATTATGATAGTAATGTGCATTCGATAAAACCATCTGTTTCAAGTGAGATTGGTCATCGGAATTCGTGTTGTAATGGTTCTTTACATTCTACACATCATTTTCATAGTTGTCATTGTTCTACACAAATATTCAATAGCAAACCCCGCACTGACTTTCTTCCATGCCTTCTTAGGCGGATCAGACTACCTCTAATTCCAGTTAGCTACATTTTCTCAGTTATTTCGCGGCATGATCTTATTCGAAAGGACATTCGTTGTAG AGATATTCTAGATGAAGTACGTGATGTACTTCTTATGTCATGGAAGACGTCGGAATTCTTTAATTGTCGACCTAGAAAATGTCAAGATATTTTCGGTGTTATTTATGCTGTTGGTGGTTGGAATACAGATCTGGAATGTCATGGGATTGTGGAGACTTATCATCCCTCACTTGGTCGTTGGGAATTATCAGAAAGTATGATATCTAAGCGTAGTCGTATTGGTGTGGTTGCCTTGAATG GACTGTTATACGCTATTGGAGGTTTCGATGGAAATTCTCGCTTACGTACAACTGAAGTATATAATCCAAAAACTGGAAAATGGGCAACCGTTGCTTCAATGATTTGTCGACGTAGTGCTGCAGGAGCTGCTGCTTATGATGGATGTTTGTATGTTTGCGGTGGCTTTGATGGTCAAACATCTTTACGTACATGTGAGATGTATATTCCAGAACAAGATACGTaa